Proteins from one Triticum aestivum cultivar Chinese Spring chromosome 7A, IWGSC CS RefSeq v2.1, whole genome shotgun sequence genomic window:
- the LOC123151151 gene encoding uncharacterized protein has product MSVHQGWADLPDVLLHSIIALTGSFSDLLALACTCRSWREAFFSFPSKSASSTIFPPVLLQPDVPGRSPCHHPFGDKRPCQVIDPASQHSRLCCQIPLVNLSRYPQSPLGSFCFLGASYGHLIFSRNRSCLVVDAFTGVSSSPPQIPGDEFTEVYYGALTAPLASPNPHLLVTNGSHSYFWRFGSHSWLRACPCDGTVKQIVTFKGQVFGMDSGGMLFVMHLVPRIRVRMMGVSWGEISTRHLANLYLVACGDMLLLVGCRGSFPARGDSFEAFRLDQSTEHAKWVRVEELQNWAIFISTDKRSQPLSFMNPERWGGRSNCVYYYSHDSEHWAAFELGKPASSRNSFVFISSSNVVQPTWVVPSMFSQCGDG; this is encoded by the coding sequence ATGTCTGTGCATCAAGGTTGGGCAGATCTACCAGATGTCCTGCTTCATTCCATCATTGCTCTGACAGGCTCCTTCTCCGACCTCCTTGCCTTGGCTTGCACCTGCCGCTCTTGGCGTGAGGCCTTCTTCTCTTTTCCATCAAAGTCTGCCTCCTCGACGATCTTCCCGCCTGTGCTCCTGCAACCTGATGTCCCCGGGCGCTCTCCATGTCACCACCCCTTTGGTGATAAACGTCCATGTCAGGTCATTGATCCAGCCAGCCAACACTCACGCCTTTGTTGTCAGATTCCCCTAGTTAACCTTTCTCGTTACCCCCAGAGTCCTCTGGGCAGCTTTTGCTTCCTGGGCGCTTCTTATGGCCATCTCATCTTCTCCAGAAACAGATCATGTCTCGTTGTTGATGCATTTACAGGTGTTAGTTCTTCACCACCACAGATTCCAGGTGACGAATTCACTGAGGTCTACTACGGTGCCCTCACGGCTCCTCTAGCATCACCCAACCCACATCTCCTTGTCACCAACGGATCTCACAGTTACTTTTGGCGTTTTGGTAGTCACTCTTGGTTGAGAGCTTGTCCTTGCGATGGAACGGTCAAGCAGATTGTCACCTTCAAAGGCCAGGTCTTTGGCATGGACTCTGGTGGCATGCTCTTTGTTATGCACTTGGTGCCTCGGATTCGCGTACGGATGATGGGAGTCAGTTGGGGGGAAATCTCCACGCGTCATCTTGCCAACCTATACCTGGTTGCGTGTGGCGATATGCTTCTCTTGGTCGGGTGTCGGGGGTCGTTTCCGGCAAGAGGGGATTCCTTCGAAGCCTTCCGCCTCGACCAGTCGACCGAACATGCAAAGTGGGTGAGGGTGGAGGAGTTGCAGAATTGGGCAATCTTCATCAGCACTGACAAGAGAAGCCAACCATTATCCTTCATGAACCCGGAAAGGTGGGGAGGGAGGAGCAACTGCGTGTACTACTATTCCCATGATTCTGAACACTGGGCTGCATTTGAGTTGGGAAAGCCTGCCTCCAGCCGAAACAGCTTTGTTTTCATAAGCTCTAGCAATGTAGTGCAACCTACGTGGGTTGTCCCTAGCATGTTCTCCCAGTGTGGTGATGGTTGA
- the LOC123151082 gene encoding uncharacterized protein, translating to MAARALTAAGRRVAGQSQTRPTPFLASSRSGASMNHSSASAQREDERGDAHGPAAEAMTGAQVEAALNRKNVEVLQGEEEQVATVLPDETIGEGALDSGEDASWVPDQDTGVFVPADDGHGGGAHPAPPQHLYGGVGGSASVLDQAVFVREEMEDVERPAMDLTHANGGSNN from the exons ATGGCTGCACGAGCGCTGACCGCTGCCGGCCGCCGGGTGGCCGGCCAGAGCCAGACCAGGCCTACGCCTTTTCTCGCCTCCTCCAG GAGCGGGGCCAGCATGAACCACTCCTCGGCCAGCGCGCAGCGTGAGGACGAGCGCGGGGACGCCCATGGTCCGGCGGCGGAGGCGATGACCGGGGCGCAGGTGGAGGCCGCGCTGAACCGCAAGAACGTCGAGGTGCTCCAGGGCGAGGAGGAGCAGGTCGCCACGGTGCTGCCAGACGAGACCATCGGCGAGGGCGCGCTGGACAGCGGCGAGGACGCATCGTGGGTGCCCGACCAGGACACGGGCGTCTTCGTCCCTGCCGATGACGGCCACGGCGGGGGCGCGCATCCCGCCCCACCGCAGCACCTGTACGGAGGCGTGGGCGGGTCAGCGTCGGTGCTGGACCAGGCGGTGTTCGTCCGAGAGGAGATGGAGGACGTGGAGAGACCGGCCATGGACCTCACCCATGCCAACGGCGGCAGCAACAACTAA